The Engystomops pustulosus chromosome 4, aEngPut4.maternal, whole genome shotgun sequence genome contains a region encoding:
- the VAMP5 gene encoding vesicle-associated membrane protein 5 codes for MTSKKLEECQRNAEEVKILMKENVDKVFEREGKLENLEHRSNELKDMASSFQKTAQTVERKTRWEKWRWYIIAGVIFLLVIIIIIIIIATQFGGSSSNGEVAAASAQEGN; via the exons aCTTCCAAGAAGCTAGAGGAATGTCAGCGAAATGCTGAAGAGGTGAAGATATTAATGAAAGAAAATGTGGATAAAGTATTTGAGAGGGAAGGAAAGCTGGAAAATCTAGAACATCGCTCAAATGAACTGAAGGATATG GCCAGCAGCTTCCAGAAAACGGCCCAAACTGTGGAACGTAAAACGCGCTGGGAGAAATGGCGCTGGTACATTATTGCTGGAGTAATATTTCTTTTGGtcataattattatcattattattatagcgACTCAGTTTGGTGGTAGTAGTAGCAACGGGGAagtggcagcagcatcagcacaGGAGGGCAACTAA